A region of Acidithiobacillus ferridurans DNA encodes the following proteins:
- the ubiD gene encoding 4-hydroxy-3-polyprenylbenzoate decarboxylase — protein MSYRDLRAFLADLEKRDLLRRLSVPVSPKLEITEICDRTLRAAGPAILFTQPIGYDMPVLGNLFGTTERVALGMGGESLADLRQIGQLLAYLKEPDPPRGLRDLWDKLPTLRKILYMAPTTLSRPPCQEIILRGDEVDLAALPVQTCWPEDAAPLMTWGLTVTKGPHKRRANMGIYRQQVIGRNRVIMRWLAHRGGAQDLREFQKAHPGEPFPVAVAYGADPATILAAVIPIPDTISEHQFAGLLRGGRTELANALSVPLQVPARAEIILEGHIYPDDMAVEGPFGDHTGYYNEAGRFPVFTVETVSHRENPVYHSTYTGRPPDEPAILGAALNEVFVPLLQKQFPEIVDFYLPPEGCSYRLAVVSIRKGYPGHAKRVMFGIWGFLRQFMYTKFIIVVDEDIDVRRWEDVIWAMTTRMDPVRDITPVENTPIDYLDFASPVAGLGGKVGMDATNKLPGETTREWGRPIQMTAVVRQRVDDLLLALDRPLF, from the coding sequence ATGAGCTACCGTGACCTCCGCGCCTTTTTGGCCGATCTCGAAAAGCGCGATCTATTGCGCCGGTTGAGCGTGCCCGTCTCTCCCAAACTGGAGATCACGGAAATCTGCGACCGAACCTTGCGGGCGGCAGGGCCGGCCATTCTGTTCACCCAGCCCATCGGCTACGACATGCCGGTGCTGGGCAACCTGTTCGGGACGACGGAACGCGTGGCGCTCGGGATGGGGGGCGAATCCCTGGCGGATCTCCGGCAGATCGGTCAGTTACTGGCCTATCTCAAGGAACCTGACCCGCCTCGCGGCCTGCGCGACCTCTGGGACAAGTTGCCCACCCTGCGCAAGATCCTGTACATGGCACCGACCACCCTGAGTCGCCCTCCCTGCCAGGAAATCATCCTGCGCGGAGATGAGGTCGACCTTGCGGCCCTGCCGGTGCAGACCTGCTGGCCAGAAGACGCTGCGCCGCTCATGACCTGGGGCCTGACCGTGACCAAAGGGCCACACAAGCGACGGGCCAACATGGGTATCTACCGGCAACAGGTCATTGGTCGTAACCGGGTGATCATGCGCTGGCTGGCGCACCGGGGAGGGGCCCAGGACCTGCGTGAATTCCAGAAAGCGCACCCGGGCGAGCCATTCCCTGTTGCCGTAGCCTACGGCGCCGATCCGGCAACGATCCTGGCGGCGGTCATTCCTATTCCCGATACCATTTCCGAGCACCAATTCGCCGGCCTGTTGCGTGGCGGGCGTACTGAGCTCGCCAATGCCCTGAGCGTTCCGCTACAGGTGCCCGCGCGCGCCGAGATCATCCTGGAAGGGCATATTTACCCGGATGACATGGCGGTGGAAGGACCTTTTGGAGACCACACCGGCTACTACAATGAGGCCGGGCGTTTTCCGGTGTTCACCGTGGAAACCGTCAGCCACCGCGAAAATCCTGTTTACCACAGCACCTATACCGGCCGACCCCCCGATGAACCGGCCATACTGGGTGCGGCCCTCAACGAAGTCTTCGTGCCCCTGCTGCAGAAACAGTTCCCGGAAATCGTGGATTTTTATCTGCCGCCGGAGGGCTGTTCCTACCGTCTGGCCGTTGTTAGTATCCGCAAGGGTTACCCCGGTCATGCAAAAAGAGTCATGTTCGGTATCTGGGGCTTTTTGCGACAGTTCATGTACACCAAGTTTATCATCGTGGTGGACGAAGACATCGATGTGCGCCGTTGGGAAGATGTGATCTGGGCGATGACCACCCGGATGGACCCGGTGCGCGACATTACCCCCGTCGAAAATACACCCATCGATTATCTCGACTTCGCTTCGCCGGTTGCCGGACTTGGTGGTAAAGTGGGCATGGACGCCACCAATAAACTGCCCGGAGAGACTACCCGGGAATGGGGTCGCCCCATCCAGATGACTGCCGTGGTGCGCCAACGAGTGGATGACCTGTTGCTGGCGCTGGATCGGCCGCTGTTCTAA